The Caldilineales bacterium DNA segment TGCCCCCGCCGGTAGTCCTTGTACACATAGTCGAGATCATCCGCTCGCCAGTGCACTTGGACGACCTCGATGGGGATTTCGCCCAGACTGTTGTGAGGGCCGCTCACTCGCGCATCGAACTTGATCTGGTAGCCCTGCACGCAGACCTTATCGCCGGAGCGGAGGGAGTTGAATTCAGCGTCGGTCATGGGCTTTCACCGCTTTTCCTGCTTCCATTGCTCGAAAACTTCATCGGCGATCTGCTTCGTCTCGGCCGACATCTGCCAACCGATTTCCTCTGCCCGGCGCTCGGCATCGTCGCGCACGTCCATCACCTTCCATGCGGCTTCTTCGGCCTGGTGGCGCCTCTCCGGAAACAACGCGCCGACAATCGGGCTGTAATTAGCCCTGGCAGTGTTCAGCGCCCGGCTTGCGATCTCCGCTTCTTGCCGTGCTCGCAGGTATTCCTTGGCTTGTTCCATTTCGTCCATTTCGGTTCGCCTCTCCGTCCTTACGCCAACGGTTCGTAAGTTCTGAGAACATCCTGATAACCATTGTCTCGCGCCCAGGCGTCGAGACGTCGTCTGGCCTCGGTGACAGCGCCATGTCCACCGGGCAATGCCTTCAGTTGGTTCACAATCTCGCGCACAGCCTTGCGCCGCTGCTTGCGCGTCTCGTCCAGTTCATCGCACATCGCGCTGTATGCTCGCCGATCGACCGTCAAGCTCGATGTTCGAGGGTGCAAGCAATCTTCATACTGTTGGCATGCCCGGACGAAGTCCTGCATCGCGTCTTCGAGTTCCCATTGCAGGCTGGCGACACTCATCGATGCCTCCTGTCATGGCGACCTACAAGTCGCCGTACGAATCCTGATTCGAGCGCGCCGGGACACCGGAGACATCCAGTCCGCGGCGCTGCGCTTCTTTGACCAACGATTGCAGACGGCGGGCGTCTTTCTCGTACTCGGCGATCTCGTCCTGTCTGGTTTGTGCATCCACCGCCGGGCCGCCCAGGAGCCTGCCTAACACACCCTGGTTACGCTCCATCTGTTGGCTTTCCGCGATCTGCTTGGCGTCGTAGTCAACATCCCATCTCGCATTGGCGATCGCTACCTTCAAATCTCGATCGGAAAGACTGCTCGGTTGACTCATGATTGAACCTCCATGAAATTCTGAAGTGCAGGAATGACCTCGGAGACTACTTATACACCCTCCCCACCACCCGATACCGCGACGAACCACAGCGCGGGCAGGCGCGACCGCCATTGCTGCCGGGGCAACGCCAACAAAAAGAGGTATGGCAGTTGTCGCACTGATAGACTTCCATGTGCGAAGCCCCCCAACCTTCGGGCTTGCTGCCGCAGTTCGGACAACTTTGATAGGTTGACATCGGGCCTCCAGGATGAAACAGGAAGAGGACAGCAGGTTCGTCGATGATGCTAATCGTTGATCAAAGGAACGAACGATGCTAGGGGGAAAACCCCTCAGTTTCGGTCCGCCGGCAGCCATCCCTGCACCGTCGCGCCCCCCTCCGGCCCTGATGTCACCGCCAACTCGCCGCCAAGCGAAGTGATGCGGTCTTGCATCGAACGCAGACCGAAATGCCCCTCTGCCTCGGCCTGCGCCCGCTCCGCCTCGGTGAAGCCGCTGCCGTCGTCTCTGACCGAGAACGTCACCCGCCCATCTTCGCCCTGCACCACGACCCACACCCGGCTGGCCCCTTTGGCGTGGGCCTCGGCGTTGTCGAGCGCCTGCTGGATCACCCGGAATAACGCATGGCGGGCCTCCGGCGATAGTCCATCGTCCACATCCGGCGCGATATCGGCTTCCACCACCCACTCTGTGCGCGCCCGAAAGCGGTCCAGCAGATTCTGCAGCGGTTCTGCCAGTTCGTTGTCCAGTTGGATCGGCGCCAGCGCCCCACGGATCTGGCGCACGGTTCGCGCCGCCTCCTCGCTATCGGCAATACAGCGCTGCAACAGCGCCTCGGCTCGTTCGGGCTGGCTGCGAACATCGCGGCGGCTGACCTCCAGAAAGAACGGCAACCGGCCCAGGAATTGTTGGACGGTGTCGTGCAACTCTTGCGCCAATTTGAAGCGATCACGCTCCTGCGCCTCGGTCATCCGCCGGGGCACCTCGCGCAGGTGCTCGATCTGTTGGGCGGTCAGCAGGAACAGCGCCGCCTGCTGGCCGATCAGCTCGACGATCTCGAGATCGCGGGCATGGAAGATTTCCTCGTCCACCCGTTTCCCCAATGCCAACAGACCAAGCCATGTTTCCTGAGTCGCATCGGCGGCGCCTGGCGCCCGCAGTGGCGCCACCGCTTCGAAGCCGCAGGCTTGTAGCGGGCGCAGCCAGGCGGCAACCGGGCTGGCGTCGAGGCCGATGACGGCAGGATGCACCAGAAGCTCATCGGCTGGCGGCGACAACACCTCTGGCAGGCCGTCTTTGGGCAAGCCAGCTTCGGCGGCCAGGTGCAGTGGCGTCGCGCCTGGCTGCCGCAGCCAGAGACCAACCTGATCCAGTTGCAGCGTCGAGGCCAGGGTCGCCACGATGTCATCGGGCAGGGTGGCCAGGTCGAGACGGTGGATCATCTCCTGCCCGAATTGCCGCACGGCGCCATAACTGCTGCTCTCCCATCGAAACAGCCGGCCGAACCAGCGCGGGAGAAAGACTCCGGCCGTGCTGGCGGCGAATACGACCGCCAGGATCGGCACGAACGGCGGCACAGAGGACGAAAGCGCCAGACCCGGCGCAACTGCCCCGACTCCACCCGTCGGCGCGGTTTGGCGCACCAGCCAATCGCCGATGCTGGCCAGCAGCGCACTGACCGATAGCAACAATATCAACACGAATACTGGGTGCGTACCTCTGAACGCCTGATAGCGCAGGATGACGAAGGCAAACGCCAACGGAATGGCGAGATAGAGATAGCGCAGATCCAGTCCGCCGCAGCAATAGGTCGAGCCTGGGAGAGTCAACCCAGCCCGAAAGCTGATAGCAATCATTGGTAAGGCAATAGCAAAACCCACCAGAATGCCAAAGATATGCTTCCGCACACGCGGCGGGGTGTGGTTTTGAATTAGTACCCGCGCCAAACGTAACAAAACATAGGCAAAAGCAATGATCCCACCGATCAGAGCCATTGCGTAGGCCACCTTGTCCAATCGACCAGAAAAGGGTGTCCAACCCACCAGCCACAATGAGATTCGGGATCCCCACCACATGAGCGACGACAACAATGCCAGCGCATAACCTATCTGGAGGGGAATGCGATGCAAGGTTACCCGGCTGCGCTCCGGGTCGGGCGTTGTGAGCATGATTGTCGCGTGAATGGCTAATGGACAGAGGAACCCGGCACTCAGTCCTAGCATTTTCGGGAACCACAAGAAATGACTGAAATGGGTAGTGTCCGCAAATAGACTGTGCCGCCAACTCATAATCATGGTTGCTGCCAATGAGCCAATGAGGGCATAAGCACGGTTAAGTGGCTCAGTGGGGCGTAGGCGGTAGATCATCAATGCCAATAGCCAGAAGCTAAACCCG contains these protein-coding regions:
- a CDS encoding zf-TFIIB domain-containing protein, whose protein sequence is MSTYQSCPNCGSKPEGWGASHMEVYQCDNCHTSFCWRCPGSNGGRACPRCGSSRYRVVGRVYK